The following proteins are encoded in a genomic region of Ostrea edulis chromosome 7, xbOstEdul1.1, whole genome shotgun sequence:
- the LOC125654266 gene encoding inter-alpha-trypsin inhibitor heavy chain H3-like — protein sequence MSTGTLILCLIFSTFCLCSGQNDQKPRIYYLHIKSDIRFRFATTLVTSKVANPANMSQEVKFDVTLPDEAYISDFKMEIGGRIYPGQVNEKQVAQKKYDAAKKKGQSAGQVKQQPRKTNRFSVEVNVAALEKVTFNLTYQELLKRKRGSYDQVIYISPQQIVKDLRIDVFIEESRDITSVRVPPLRNDLQQVVNSTGQNALAVIERPTKRSAHISYNPTEADQRQKSSQGINGLFLVEYDIDRKSDAGDVLVVNGYFVHFFAPSDMEEIPKDVLMILDVSGSMSGTKLKQMKKAVLSILSDLHDGDRFNILQFSDRVYYYKDSPVLANLVSVAEAKAYVKKMKTIGGTNINVGLLKGIDFLKTASNTKERSQIIFFLTDGEPTSGITAIDSILRNVQNSNTKSFPVYSLAFGRGADYEFVKKVAIQNNGLSRKIYEDSDATLQIKGFYDEISAAVLKNVSFNYLNNASDIQNLTTATFPSYFTGSEIVVAGKLDDNTIKLFDLSVQGLGSKGSVELALSADVNAKQFPELTKPGDYQQITEKIWAYLTIKQLLEKSIGETDSTVKEDMKKRALELSLKYKFVTPLTSLVVTKPDKKDVGDLLEGEDADLTRQGGSGSSGPTGSSGPSSSGSSGSGSSGNRYSSSLLSKRRGGGGGGGGGGGGGSYGGGGGGDPHFMIRMKGLDHPLCFDIPANSGDVLRLLSDAHTGLFINAGIIPSFKFDKHGHMKTFMGEVVILYKSHVMKITSTKIVYDGAELFWKDKTPFKLNGVTVQIQTIHGDRVMYVDFGNNVEVAIKRTIASVNMSVDYLNLYIENEAGLSPKSEGILGQFLHRYVSLHKVRTSKKDQLVGYLRIREPGFQTARSRSVLVKRPDKITGERILCWNVHTKVTGLFDKKVEEFFLKDIMQK from the exons ATGTCAACGGGAACATTaattttgtgtttgattttcTCTACCTTCTGTTTATGTTCAGGACAAAATGATCAG AAGCCCCGGATTTATTACCTGCATATAAAATCTGACATCCGGTTTCGTTTCGCGACTACGCTGGTAACCAGCAAGGTCGCTAATCCCGCCAACATGTCACAAGAGGTCAAGTTTGACGTCACTCTTCCAGATGAAGCCTACATATCGGACTTCAAAAT GGAAATCGGAGGACGAATTTACCCAGGACAGGTGAACGAAAAACAAGTTGCGCAGAAGAAATATGACGCAGCTAAAAAGAAAGGTCAAAGCGCCGGACAAGTTAAACAACA ACCTAGGAAAACAAACCGTTTCTCAGTGGAAGTCAACGTAGCGGCGCTGGAGAAAGTAACCTTTAATCTGACCTATCAGGAGCTACTGAAACGTAAACGAGGCTCTTATGATCAAGTGATTTACATATCCCCGCAACAGATAGTGAAAGACCTTAGAATAGATGTCTTTATAGAAGAATCTAGAGACATCACGAGCGTCAGAGTTCCACCACTGCGAAATGACTTGCAGCAAGTCGTGAATTCTACAG GTCAAAACGCACTAGCTGTTATTGAAAGACCGACCAAGCGGTCTGCACACATCTCTTACAATCCAACAGAGGCGGATCAAAGGCAGAAATCCAGTCAGGGAATAAACGGACTATTCCTTGTCGAATACGACATCGACAGAAAATCGGATGCCGGAGATGTTTTG GTAGTGAATGGTTATTTCGTTCACTTTTTTGCCCCTTCGGATATGGAGGAAATCCCCAAAGACGTTTTGATGATCCTTGATGTCAGTGGGTCCATGTCGGGGACAAAACTTAAACAGATGAAAAAGGCCGTGCTGAGCATCCTTAGTGACCTGCATGACGGGGACCGTTTCAATATATTGCAGTTCAGTGATCGTGTATACTATTACAAAGATTCACCAGTGCTTGCTAATCTGGTGTCCGTGGCTGAAGCAAAGGCTTAtgtgaaaaaaatgaaaaccattGGAG GGACCAATATCAACGTGGGTCTTTTAAAAGGTATCGACTTTCTGAAAACCGCATCTAACACTAAAGAAAGGTCCCAGATTATTTTCTTCCTCACGGATGGAGAACCGACGTCTGGGATTACTGCTATTGACAGCATACTCCGGAATGTTCAAAATTCAAACACAAAATCCTTTCCCGTATACAGTTTAGCGTTTGGGCGAGGAGCAGATTACGAATTTGTTAAAAAGGTTGCTATACAAAACAATGGACTAAGTCGAAAGATTTATGAGGATTCGGATGCCACACTTCAGATCAAGGGATTCTATGATGAAATCTCAGCTGCCGTACTAAAAAACGTTTCATTTAACTATCTAAACAACGCTTCCGACATTCAGAATCTCACAACAGCTACTTTCCCGTCCTATTTCACAGGATCGGAGATTGTGGTCGCTGGAAAATTGGATGACAATACCATTAAACTTTTTGACTTATCTGTGCAAGGTTTGGGGTCCAAGGGTTCTGTAGAACTGGCCTTGTCAGCGGATGTAAATGCAAAGCAATTTCCCGAACTCACAAAACCAGGAGACTACCAACAAATCACAGAGAAAATCTGGGCGTATCTAACTATCAAGCAGCTCCTAGAAAAGTCGATCGGCGAGACTGACTCAACTGTCAAAGAGGATATGAAAAAGAGGGCGTTAGAGCTCTCACTAAAG TATAAATTTGTGACACCACTTACCTCTTTGGTGGTCACCAAGCCTGACAAAAAAGATGTGGGGGATTTATTGGAGGGGGAGGATGCAGACT TGACTCGACAGGGTGGAAGCGGCAGTAGTGGTCCAACAGGCAGTAGTGGCCCAAGTAGTAGTGGTTCAAGTGGTAGTGGTTCAAGTGGTAATAGATATTCTAGTTCTTTACTTTCCAAACGTCGTGGCGGTGGCGGTGGTGGTGGTGGCGGTGGTGGCGGTGGTTCCTATGGAGGCGGGG GTGGCGGCGATCCGCATTTCATGATAAGAATGAAAGGACTGGACCATCCACTGTGTTTCGATATCCCCGCCAACTCCGGAGATGTCCTTCGTCTCCTATCGGATGCACACACAG GTTTATTCATTAATGCTGGCATCATTCCTTCGTTCAAATTCGACAAACATGGTCACATGAAGACATTCATGGGAGAGGTAGTCATTCTATACAAGAGTCATGTTATGAAAATCACATCTACAAAAATCGTCTACGATGGAGCCGAACTATTTTGGAAAGACAAGACACCCTTCAAATTAAATGGCGTTACGGTTCAGATCCAGACCATTCATGGAGACAGGGTGATGTATGTTGACTTCGGAAACAACGTAGAAGTCGCCATCAAAAGAACTATTGCTTCTGTTAATATGTCTGTCGACTACTTGAATTTATACATCGAAAACGAGGCTGGCCTTTCGCCAAAATCGGAAGGAATTCTTG GCCAGTTTTTACACCGTTATGTGTCCCTCCACAAAGTAAGAACAAGTAAAAAAGATCAGTTAGTCGGCTATCTCCGCATCAGGGAACCAGGTTTCCAGACTGCCAGATCTCGTTCAGTTCTCGTTAAGAGACCAGACAAAATCACGGGCGAGCGAATACTGTGTTGGAATGTTCACACAAAAGTGACTGGACTATTCGATAAAAAAGTAGAAGAATTCTTCTTAAAAGACATCATGCAGAAGTAG